Proteins from a single region of Eremothecium gossypii ATCC 10895 chromosome VI, complete sequence:
- a CDS encoding AFR380Cp (NOHBY640; No homolog in Saccharomyces cerevisiae), with protein sequence MQSLYSPSNLYSGFNYYWFDSEVDFANQDLELRVLTNPYDNVTPQLDLETALEKLNSPKKDFETVLIDKKLNFIWKVTRRIKKLVRFDTSDARRVLKEWHSAMMDAESDSETSSEASKVADIFTYDQFKEVHSFLPQASATSEDFNILSLERGQFGIETKYQMFDEQKGQCMGIVARTIGLDEVALKKSNQIPGWLGFKRVGDIRNTGKLICEDHDCSKETMLCKSSEQVVSDPSSDEASSVFSTVNRHSLDGGAFTDARYQPIEFLPAIPGPNKIDKYDEADTHPSVPTYCDSDYKMLRRSLYEPRLCYYSLHEGVHFVTPRFLPGHQNPNKRNHDYFLIAVDNCRFENLTPTQKCQALFTMWKSTRHYFEINSVPVETLIGHENSVAEITKLYGNLKDAAPMSALNANAEKPPRAPRAVRRRNTSVSNIMQKLLKNIHKRRNI encoded by the coding sequence ATGCAAAGTCTGTATTCTCcaagcaatttatacagtggATTTAACTATTACTGGTTCGACAGTGAAGTGGATTTCGCCAACCAGGACCTCGAGTTAAGGGTATTAACGAATCCTTATGACAACGTGACACCACAGTTGGATTTGGAAACAGCTTTAGAAAAGCTCAACAGCCCAAAGAAAGACTTTGAAACAGTACTGATCGATAAAAAGTTAAATTTCATTTGGAAAGTTACTCGGCGTATTAAGAAATTAGTTCGGTTTGACACTTCTGATGCTCGGAGAGTGCTGAAAGAATGGCACTCCGCAATGATGGACGCCGAATCGGATTCTGAAACTTCAAGTGAAGCCAGTAAAGTGGCGGATATCTTCACCTATGATCAGTTCAAAGAGGTGCATAGTTTTCTGCCACAGGCCTCTGCCACGTCAGAGGACTTCAACATCCTCAGTCTGGAGCGCGGGCAGTTTGGGATTGAGACTAAGTACCAGATGTTTGACGAGCAGAAGGGACAATGTATGGGTATTGTAGCTCGAACGATCGGCTTAGACGAAGTCGCGCTCAAAAAGTCGAACCAAATCCCGGGTTGGCTCGGATTCAAGCGTGTGGGCGACATTAGAAATACTGGGAAACTCATATGCGAAGACCATGACTGCTCAAAGGAAACTATGCTATGCAAATCGTCGGAGCAAGTTGTATCTGATCCAAGCTCCGACGAAGCATCAAGCGTTTTTTCAACGGTCAATAGACATTCTCTAGACGGGGGTGCCTTTACTGACGCAAGGTACCAACCAATCGAATTTCTTCCCGCCATACCTGGTCCAAACAAAATCGACAAGTACGATGAAGCCGATACGCATCCCTCTGTTCCGACGTATTGCGACTCAGACTACAAGATGCTCCGCCGTTCGCTATACGAACCGCGACTATGCTACTACTCTCTCCATGAAGGTGTTCACTTTGTCACACCCCGGTTTCTGCCTGGTCACCAAAACCCTAATAAGAGAAATCATGATTATTTCCTGATAGCTGTAGACAATTGCCGGTTTGAAAATCTTACGCCTACCCAAAAGTGCCAGGCTCTGTTTACGATGTGGAAATCTACAAGGCATTATTTTGAAATAAACAGCGTGCCAGTTGAGACTCTAATAGGCCATGAGAACAGTGTAGCTGAAATTACCAAATTATATGGGAACTTAAAGGATGCGGCACCTATGTCAGCATTAAATGCAAACGCAGAAAAACCTCCGAGGGCGCCAAGAGCTGTTCGGCGTAGGAATACCAGTGTCAGTAATATAATGCAAAAGCTGTTAAAGAACATTCATAAGAGAAGGAATATTTAA
- the KCH1 gene encoding Kch1p (Syntenic homolog of Saccharomyces cerevisiae YJR054W and YML047C (PRM6)) — MFNSGWKRALNDKTFSQLDLDLFTNYKCGTLLKYVFGLWGLTLLRTASMGSDLYTFVKMLAYKTRENEVVPLYVPFHITKWIFVGSVIASFLLAAVSFVNGIRIYRTNNISLTYVNHVARTLFSITQYRIFCVYNRVTPKGAFQKMAFFTFFELNDCMTLLLIDSPRQVLNGLTLWSVLLTVHQDNLIELEQLDGLVNRLRTLAEHNRQEALILSSMLVSFTIWVIFILKLLCALLLSPYIYYKIFSKSTSGLKQYVCITVSRRVDHLVKKYRAKLEKKRTEKELLKASSTDVELYQLDSATLVPSKSSIRLPQRDLESNPFHDPTSYSTPLDSQHGMAYKQNRVVSIEDIPSAPEAPAPVHMTSVIDNQGQMLQRRFYAHPSMSASDASLSSAHNRPNVQKHELSSAHQPLRPSLLQRETMDSLATQRTRPPIEHMTSLESMYMPRSGSSPFTGRNFSNSSRTLLVQPVSAPRFAYLGSYPSEQSVNTIPSYYVTGMDSKNASTGSLVENPAMAASQRDSGELAIPKRRKSRVMPYPHDDGEHVAGHAIGQPNSRDDQRGTGTRFQHITTPDEPYFQLQTDQPQFGYPPREDSIQNSQCSRTQDTLLQGTRDKTL; from the coding sequence ATGTTTAACAGTGGGTGGAAACGTGCGTTGAACGACAAGACGTTCAGCCAGCTGGACCTCGACCTGTTCACAAACTACAAGTGTGGTACGCTGCTGAAGTATGTGTTTGGTTTGTGGGGGCTGACGCTGCTGAGAACCGCCTCAATGGGGTCGGACCTATATACCTTTGTGAAGATGCTGGCATATAAGACCAGAGAAAACGAGGTGGTGCCGCTGTATGTGCCATTCCACATCACGAAGTGGATTTTTGTGGGGTCGGTGATTGCGTCATTTCTTCTGGCCGCGGTAAGCTTTGTGAATGGCATTCGGATCTACAGGACGAATAATATCTCGCTGACATACGTTAATCACGTGGCACGCACACTCTTCTCCATTACGCAGTACAGGATTTTCTGTGTGTACAACAGGGTCACTCCGAAGGGTGCGTTCCAGAAGATGGCATTTTTCACATTTTTTGAGCTGAATGACTGCATGACTCTGCTTCTCATCGATAGCCCGCGTCAAGTTCTCAATGGGCTTACGCTGTGGTCTGTCTTACTGACAGTGCATCAGGATAATTTAATTGAGCTGGAACAGCTCGATGGTCTTGTGAACCGGCTAAGAACACTCGCAGAGCATAACCGGCAGGAGGCGCTTATATTAAGCTCAATGTTGGTATCATTCACTATTTGGGTCATCTTCATACTAAAGCTCTTATGTGCACTGCTCCTCTCGCCATATATTTACTACAAAATATTTTCCAAATCGACAAGTGGCCTGAAGCAATATGTCTGCATCACAGTAAGTCGCAGGGTCGATCATCTGGTCAAGAAATACAGGGCCAAACTTGAAAAGAAACGTACGGAGAAAGAACTGCTCAAGGCTTCTTCTACTGACGTTGAGCTATATCAGCTCGATAGTGCGACTCTGGTGCCATCCAAAAGCAGCATCCGCTTGCCCCAAAGGGACTTGGAATCTAACCCGTTCCACGACCCGACAAGCTATTCCACACCGCTTGACTCCCAACATGGCATGGCTTATAAACAGAACCGCGTAGTCTCTATTGAGGATATCCCGTCTGCTCCGGAGGCCCCAGCGCCGGTTCATATGACATCAGTAATCGATAACCAAGGCCAGATGCTGCAGAGAAGATTTTACGCGCATCCTTCCATGAGTGCCAGCGATGCATCTCTCTCTTCTGCTCATAATCGTCCAAACGTGCAGAAACATGAATTAAGCTCAGCACACCAACCGCTTCGGCCTTCTTTGCTTCAAAGGGAAACTATGGATTCCCTGGCCACACAACGTACTAGGCCGCCAATTGAGCATATGACATCACTAGAATCCATGTATATGCCTAGGTCTGGGTCGTCCCCCTTCACGGGGCGGAACTTTTCCAATTCCTCGAGAACGCTACTTGTACAGCCCGTTTCCGCACCTCGCTTTGCCTACCTAGGCTCTTATCCATCTGAGCAATCTGTGAATACGATTCCCAGCTACTATGTTACAGGAATGGATAGTAAAAATGCCAGCACTGGATCTCTCGTGGAAAATCCTGCAATGGCGGCCAGTCAGCGAGATTCCGGTGAACTAGCAATACCGAAAAGAAGGAAGTCCCGCGTGATGCCCTACCCTCACGACGACGGTGAGCACGTAGCCGGCCATGCTATAGGACAGCCAAATAGTCGTGACGATCAAAGAGGAACTGGCACGCGCTTCCAGCATATAACTACTCCTGATGAACCTTACTTTCAACTTCAGACAGACCAACCACAATTTGGTTATCCTCCGCGTGAAGATAGTATCCAAAATTCCCAGTGCAGTCGCACGCAAGACACGCTCCTTCAAGGCACTAGGGATAAGACACTATAA
- the PKH3 gene encoding protein kinase PKH3 (Syntenic homolog of Saccharomyces cerevisiae YDR466W (PKH3)) codes for MSKRKSPHDFLFREELGHGSYSTVYRVVERSSQHQYAIKICSKRHIIGENKVKYVTIEKNTLNLLGQANHPGIIKLYYTFHDQENLYFVMDLAPGGELLQLLRRQRVFSEAWARHYMCQLVDTVEYIHSMGVIHRDLKPENVLLDKEGRLMIADFGAAYTVGQSDAGSDGDKPATSFVGTAEYVSPELLLENKSYYSSDVWALGCMLYQFLQGTPPFRGQNEMETFEQIVNLDYTWRIPANPLAAGLVSKILVLDPSQRYTLEQIKKHKWFSGVDWNNKEKIWRGSWTIASESTPRPRVGYKSRELLDTPIKNIPVVTQRNKKPTKMNTTSSIVEWRKMLGLSGNDLGIKATLGGNGLPIAPFTPTSGITPDNRGDNAVAPAKTRDAFRPMSSRVISSPHSKPSGRPAALPLPLQTGTPSHNVVQQIVVNTPGRTETSSPYVSPTVPVRNAIWKQDWVQLHEIPYSAKYSGLTLAGFSQVSDTLIADLISHHANELRTLSRTGILSLDNTGYLSFIEQGRARPLSRIIDPDLSIYEYQLGHSTEDDFLILEKYKQSIWIVWPNKPTSASRRIPIKETWAQTLSKYKKQVSDEEELSAKLNRTCVSSWGSRTPSPTYPAEGKTRVAVQPQDIPLPSPAKSSSNSGVSEPISKIPPRQLVSASEQSHKAKSEAHTKKANSYSYIAPNDMVLSSSRYEVLRTASNNDSKSNGAAVSGASAAFRTLRVNK; via the coding sequence ATGTCGAAACGCAAGTCGCCGCACGACTTCCTCTTCAGAGAAGAGCTAGGGCATGGGTCGTACTCAACGGTGTACCGAGTGGTAGAGAGGTCAAGCCAGCACCAATATGCGATCAAGATATGCTCTAAACGGCACATTATCGGCGAGAACAAGGTCAAGTACGTGACTATCGAGAAAAACACTCTGAACCTGCTGGGCCAGGCGAACCACCCGGGGATCATCAAGCTGTACTACACGTTCCATGACCAAGAGAACCTGTACTTTGTGATGGACCTGGCGCCCGGAggcgagctgctgcagctgctgcgccgGCAGCGGGTGTTCAGTGAGGCATGGGCGCGGCACTACATGTGCCAGCTGGTGGACACGGTGGAGTACATTCACTCGATGGGGGTCATACACCGGGACCTGAAGCCAGAAAATGTGCTGCTGGATAAGGAGGGTCGTCTCATGATTGCTGACTTTGGGGCTGCATATACGGTGGGGCAGTCAGACGCCGGAAGCGATGGGGACAAGCCTGCTACCTCGTTTGTTGGAACGGCAGAGTACGTCTCACcagagctgctgctcgagaATAAATCGTACTACAGTTCTGACGTATGGGCTCTGGGCTGCATGCTGTATCAGTTTTTGCAGGGCACCCCGCCGTTCCGTGGTCAAAACGAGATGGAGACTTTCGAGCAGATTGTCAACCTAGACTACACCTGGCGGATACCGGCAAACCCACTAGCGGCTGGCCTTGTTTCAAAAATACTGGTGCTGGACCCATCGCAGCGATATACGCTTGAGCAAATAAAGAAACACAAATGGTTTTCTGGTGTAGATTGGAACAATAAAGAGAAGATATGGCGGGGATCTTGGACGATAGCGTCAGAATCGACACCACGGCCGCGAGTGGGCTACAAGTCGCGAGAGTTATTGGATACGCCGATAAAGAATATTCCAGTAGTGACTCAGAGAAATAAAAAACCAACTAAAATGAACACCACATCTAGTATAGTGGAATGGAGGAAGATGCTGGGCTTGAGCGGCAATGATTTGGGGATTAAGGCCACCTTGGGTGGAAATGGTTTGCCCATTGCCCCTTTCACGCCGACATCTGGCATAACTCCTGATAACAGAGGCGATAATGCAGTTGCGCCTGCGAAAACGAGGGATGCATTTCGCCCCATGAGTAGCCGAGTTATTTCTTCACCGCATAGTAAACCGTCTGGCCGGCCAGCTGCGCTTCCTTTGCCGCTTCAGACGGGCACACCGTCGCATAACGTAGTACAGCAGATAGTGGTCAACACTCCTGGCCGTACAGAGACCAGTTCTCCCTATGTTTCGCCCACTGTCCCAGTAAGGAATGCTATTTGGAAGCAGGATTGGGTACAGCTACATGAAATACCTTACTCTGCGAAGTATTCAGGTCTAACTTTGGCAGGGTTCAGTCAGGTATCGGACACCCTGATTGCGGATCTTATCTCCCATCATGCAAACGAGCTACGGACACTGTCCCGGACAGGCATACTTTCGCTTGACAATACGGGCTATCTATCTTTCATTGAGCAGGGCCGTGCCAGACCTCTGTCGAGGATCATAGACCCTGACTTATCCATATATGAGTACCAGCTGGGACACTCTACAGAAGATGATTTCTTGATACTGGAGAAATACAAGCAGAGTATTTGGATAGTTTGGCCGAACAAACCCACCTCGGCTTCTCGGCGGATTCCTATCAAGGAGACGTGGGCACAAACTCTTTCTAAGTACAAGAAGCAGGTTTCGGATGAGGAAGAATTGTCCGCAAAGTTGAATAGAACGTGTGTTTCATCATGGGGAAGCAGGACTCCTTCACCAACCTACCCAGCCGAAGGCAAGACCCGCGTGGCCGTACAACCGCAGGACATCCCGCTGCCGTCGCCTGCAAAGAGCTCTAGCAATTCTGGTGTCTCCGAGCCAATTAGTAAAATTCCACCTAGGCAGCTCGTCTCTGCGAGCGAACAGAGCCATAAAGCTAAAAGTGAAGCGCATACTAAAAAGGCAAACAGTTATTCATACATTGCCCCTAATGATATGGTTCTGTCTAGTAGTAGGTACGAAGTCTTGAGGACGGCGAGTAATAACGATAGTAAGAGCAATGGCGCGGCCGTAAGCGGCGCCAGCGCAGCATTTAGAACTTTACGGGTGAATAAGTAA